The genome window CCCAAACCTCGCGGTACATCCGGCTTTCGGCCAGGGTCGAAAATTGCGGCCCCTCCATCGCCAGATAGGTGCCGCCGTCGTGCACGGTGATGCTTTCTGCGCGGGCCGCCTCGGCGCAGGCAGCGCCAAGGCGCGGGCAGGTCGGGTGGGCGACGCTGACATGGGCGACGCAGCCGGGGCCGAAGAAGCTCTTCTCGCGCGCAAACGTCCGGTCAATGAACTGATCCACGATGACGAAATCACCCGGCGCCATCGCATCCCGGAATGACCCGCAGGCACTGACCGAGATCACATCCGTCACCCCCAGCCGCTTTAACGCGTCGATATTGGCGCGATAGGGAACGCTGGTCGGCGAATGCACATGCCCGCGCCCGTGACGCGGCAGAAAGGCCATGGCGACCCCGTCCAGCCGCCCGGTCAGGATCGCGTCCGACGGATCGCCCCAAGGGGTCTGAACGGATTGCCACTCGGCCCCCACCAACCCGTCGATATCGTAGACGCCACTGCCGCCGATCACCCCGATCATCGTGTCCATTCGTCAGCCCTTCCCGGCCAAATTCGCTGGGTTTATCCTTGCCCAGACCATCGGGCCGAGTCCACCCACAACCCCGGTCACACCGCGCCGAACAACTCCAACAGGATGAGGCCTGCAAGCCCGCAGAACATCACTCCGAACACTGCCGAAATCACCCCTTGGGCGCGCTGAAACCACGCCAGGACCGGCGTGGTCGAAAACACCAATGCAGTGGTTGAATTCAACGCCGCGCTCAACACCGCGTATTCCACGACGATGGCCGCCAGAACCCAGTTGGGCGCGCCGACCGGGATGAACGCCGTCAGGATCGAACCAAAGAACAGCGGTGCTTTCGGGTTCAGCAACAAAACGACAAAGCCGGTGCGAAACGCCGCCCAACCCGATGCGGTCGTGCGATCTGCCGTCAGCCTGCGACCACCGGATGCCGCATTGCGCAGTGCGCCAATCCCCAACCAAAGAAGATACACCGCCCCGGCAAGTTTCAGTGCAAGGAACGCCGACGGCATCAGCTGAAACACAACCGCGACCCCCGCAACCGACAGAAATGTCCACAGGGTGACACCTGCCGCGATCCCCAATGCCGTCAAAACC of Paracoccaceae bacterium contains these proteins:
- a CDS encoding S-methyl-5'-thioadenosine phosphorylase, translating into MDTMIGVIGGSGVYDIDGLVGAEWQSVQTPWGDPSDAILTGRLDGVAMAFLPRHGRGHVHSPTSVPYRANIDALKRLGVTDVISVSACGSFRDAMAPGDFVIVDQFIDRTFAREKSFFGPGCVAHVSVAHPTCPRLGAACAEAARAESITVHDGGTYLAMEGPQFSTLAESRMYREVWGADVIGMTNMPEAKLAREAELCYASVAMITDYDSWHPDHGEVDVTQIIATLMGNADKARGLVKRLPGLLGAERAPCPHGCDLALEFAVLTGPEARDPAVVAKLDAVAGRVL